A part of Sandaracinaceae bacterium genomic DNA contains:
- a CDS encoding diguanylate cyclase — MSAKRRILLIDPEEGPREALAVRLRTLGYDVATANDGVQGAHEALERPPSAVIADLSMPSISGAQLCRLLKAEPATSDVPVILRGDEGHRNRFWAEQTGALAYVIKGRMGDLVRAMNRGFEQSPEEDDFFMALSCDVSVRDRIAQCLDAALFDSVIAAEVRKLAICESFDTLFDLFAQFVSQVTTYRWLSVVTDAPVRGGVHAQPGQSRRALEEAIAALEVSADTRFNLIEDEDPASDLDGPAPLVRPITFGDTRLGAIALAPRAASEREDAALLEILARELGGPLRTATLVEESRRLATVDALTGLYNRRAFAEAARRELARAQRHGDPLSVVLFDIDHFKSINDNQGHAMGDRVLKTVGELLSSLARESDVCARWGGEEFVILLSSTDCGGGVVVAERVRAAMEALRVVDEAGEPIPVTASFGVAALAPNEDMDGVVDRADRAMYMAKTSGRNRVMVDPPDAGVGQVEAAE, encoded by the coding sequence ATGTCGGCAAAGCGTCGGATTCTCCTGATCGACCCCGAAGAGGGCCCTCGTGAAGCGCTCGCGGTGCGGCTGCGCACGCTCGGATACGACGTGGCGACCGCCAACGACGGCGTGCAGGGAGCGCACGAGGCGCTCGAGCGGCCGCCGAGCGCGGTGATCGCGGACCTGTCGATGCCGAGCATCTCGGGCGCGCAGCTCTGTCGCCTGCTCAAGGCAGAGCCCGCGACGTCGGACGTGCCCGTGATCTTGCGCGGCGACGAGGGCCACCGGAACCGCTTCTGGGCCGAGCAGACGGGCGCGCTCGCGTACGTGATCAAGGGGCGCATGGGCGACCTCGTCCGGGCGATGAACCGCGGCTTCGAGCAGTCGCCGGAAGAAGACGACTTCTTCATGGCGCTCTCCTGCGACGTCAGCGTCCGCGATCGGATCGCGCAGTGCCTCGACGCGGCGCTCTTCGACTCCGTCATCGCGGCCGAGGTGCGCAAGCTCGCGATCTGCGAGTCCTTCGACACGCTCTTCGATCTGTTCGCGCAGTTCGTCTCGCAGGTCACGACCTACCGCTGGCTCTCGGTCGTCACCGACGCGCCGGTGCGAGGGGGCGTGCATGCGCAGCCCGGGCAGTCGCGTCGCGCGCTCGAGGAGGCGATCGCCGCGCTCGAGGTGTCGGCCGACACCCGCTTCAACCTCATCGAAGACGAGGACCCGGCGAGCGATCTCGACGGTCCCGCGCCGCTCGTCCGACCGATCACGTTCGGCGACACGCGACTCGGCGCCATCGCGCTCGCGCCGCGCGCGGCCTCCGAGCGCGAGGACGCCGCGCTGCTCGAGATCCTCGCGCGGGAGCTCGGTGGCCCGCTGCGCACCGCGACCCTGGTGGAGGAGTCGCGGAGGCTCGCGACCGTGGACGCGCTGACCGGCCTCTACAACCGGCGCGCGTTCGCCGAGGCGGCCCGGCGGGAGCTGGCGCGCGCGCAGCGGCACGGCGACCCGCTGTCGGTCGTGCTCTTCGACATCGACCACTTCAAGAGCATCAACGACAACCAGGGCCACGCGATGGGGGATCGTGTGCTGAAGACGGTCGGCGAGCTGCTCTCGAGCCTCGCGCGCGAGTCCGACGTCTGCGCGCGCTGGGGTGGTGAGGAATTCGTCATTCTCCTCAGCTCGACGGACTGCGGGGGCGGAGTGGTGGTGGCGGAGCGGGTGCGCGCTGCGATGGAGGCCTTGCGTGTGGTGGACGAGGCGGGTGAGCCGATCCCCGTCACGGCCAGCTTCGGCGTCGCCGCGCTCGCGCCGAACGAGGACATGGACGGAGTCGTCGATCGCGCCGACCGGGCGATGTACATGGCGAAGACCTCGGGTCGAAACCGCGTGATGGTCGACCCGCCCGACGCCGGCGTCGGACAGGTCGAGGCCGCCGAGTAG